The Rhodohalobacter sp. SW132 genome has a segment encoding these proteins:
- a CDS encoding complex I subunit 5 family protein encodes MIDSHLPAIIALTFLLFSVLIPLFGLWKEKLCHPLAVLGAGIAAAYSIYGFITYLDTGAIRYFFGGWEAPIGIEFVYDGLSAFFAMVINTVAFIVLIYALKPARTELEGKEMPYYSIIMLMMFGFNGMVMTGDLFNLYVFLEIASLTGYALIAIGSKPAPYAAFRYLIIGTAGGTLYLLGVGFLYTVTGTLNIIDMTAMLPMVAENTAVVASLILMVIGIGVKAAIFPMHGWLPDSYTYTATPTSVLIAPIGTKVAAYILFRVFLYLFGIELVDAVVPLSYLLGLFACAGILYGSIMAIAQNEMKRMLAYSSISQIGYIIMGLSLANPWGFAGALLHVLNHAVMKACLFMIAGNIRMQEGHSDISRFDDGYRKKYPWTMASLSVAAISMIGLPPLAGFFSKWYLALGTVDNENWLFLAVILISSLLNAVYFFRMLEKVYMKDPNKPDEKTLEVAEYNEVSGSMLSPTILLAISMFVIGLANVAIVSVLLGIAPF; translated from the coding sequence ATGATCGATTCGCATTTACCGGCAATCATTGCTTTAACCTTTCTGCTATTTTCTGTCCTGATTCCGCTTTTTGGTCTTTGGAAAGAAAAGCTTTGCCACCCGCTTGCTGTGCTTGGTGCCGGCATTGCTGCAGCCTATTCCATCTATGGATTTATCACCTACCTTGATACCGGTGCCATCCGGTACTTCTTTGGCGGATGGGAGGCTCCCATTGGAATAGAGTTCGTCTACGATGGACTCTCCGCCTTTTTTGCGATGGTGATCAACACTGTTGCATTTATTGTACTGATTTACGCTTTAAAACCGGCCCGAACGGAGCTTGAAGGCAAAGAGATGCCGTACTACTCCATTATTATGCTGATGATGTTCGGTTTCAATGGCATGGTAATGACCGGCGACCTGTTTAACCTCTATGTTTTTCTTGAAATCGCATCACTCACTGGTTATGCGCTGATTGCAATCGGGAGCAAACCGGCCCCATATGCAGCGTTTCGCTATTTGATCATCGGAACCGCTGGCGGAACACTTTACCTGCTCGGTGTCGGGTTTCTGTACACCGTAACAGGTACGCTGAATATTATTGACATGACGGCGATGCTGCCGATGGTTGCTGAAAATACCGCCGTTGTAGCTTCACTGATCCTTATGGTTATAGGTATAGGGGTAAAAGCGGCTATATTTCCTATGCACGGATGGCTGCCCGATTCGTACACCTATACTGCAACTCCAACCTCAGTGCTGATTGCACCCATTGGCACCAAAGTTGCCGCATATATCCTGTTCCGGGTTTTTCTTTACCTGTTCGGAATAGAGCTTGTTGATGCCGTCGTACCTCTATCCTATCTTCTCGGGCTTTTTGCTTGTGCCGGAATCCTTTACGGATCCATAATGGCCATCGCACAAAATGAAATGAAGCGGATGCTGGCCTACAGCAGTATTTCCCAAATCGGGTACATTATTATGGGGCTTAGTCTCGCAAATCCGTGGGGATTTGCCGGCGCACTGCTTCATGTGCTCAACCACGCCGTGATGAAAGCATGTCTCTTTATGATTGCCGGAAACATACGTATGCAGGAGGGCCATTCCGACATCAGCCGTTTTGATGACGGTTATCGAAAAAAATATCCCTGGACAATGGCATCACTCAGTGTTGCTGCGATCTCCATGATCGGCCTGCCTCCTCTTGCAGGATTCTTTAGTAAGTGGTACCTGGCACTCGGAACTGTGGATAACGAAAACTGGCTCTTTTTAGCCGTGATTCTCATCAGTTCACTTCTGAATGCTGTGTATTTCTTCAGAATGCTTGAGAAAGTATATATGAAGGATCCAAACAAACCGGATGAGAAAACCCTTGAAGTGGCTGAATACAACGAAGTTTCCGGAAGTATGCTCAGCCCGACTATTTTGCTGGCTATATCCATGTTTGTGATCGGACTCGCAAACGTGGCCATTGTAAGTGTTTTGCTGGGAATAGCACCATTTTAG
- a CDS encoding monovalent cation/H+ antiporter subunit D family protein: protein MSSAKPNLRETWTILAALIKFGLVLTLLPGAIDGQSVEIHILDLAPGLPLALKADPFGVFFAVIASGLWIFTSFYSIGYMRGANEKHQTRYFASFAVCLSATIGIAFSANLLTFILFYEALTLATYPLVIHKENKAAIKAGRGYLAYTLTAGLLLVGGAAIIYSYTGTLDFTPGGLFTEVDLPQHVMLVLFIMFLGGVGVKAGIMPIHSWLPEAMAAPTPVSALLHAVAVVKSGVFAVIRVVGFVFGTDVILDYGFQDILIVISGATILLASLLAFGQDNLKRRLAYSTVGHLSYIVLGVAMLTPLGMTGGIMHIAAHATMKITLFFCAGAIYVNLHRENISNLNGIATVMPWTMAAFVIGSMGLAGLPPINGFFSKWHLAMGSLEGDMVIPITILVVSGLLNAGYFFPIIKRAYFGKPEGLEKYGEASPFMVVPIMVTATLSVLFGLFPNLFFNFFDLAVDISASIFNSASP, encoded by the coding sequence ATGAGCTCTGCAAAGCCTAATTTGCGAGAGACATGGACCATTCTGGCTGCACTGATTAAGTTCGGGCTGGTCCTGACGCTCCTCCCCGGGGCGATCGATGGTCAGAGTGTGGAGATTCATATTCTGGATCTCGCCCCCGGCCTTCCGCTTGCGCTGAAAGCCGATCCCTTTGGTGTCTTTTTCGCCGTAATTGCATCCGGACTCTGGATTTTCACTTCGTTCTATTCCATCGGGTATATGCGGGGTGCAAACGAGAAGCATCAGACCCGGTATTTTGCCAGTTTTGCCGTCTGTCTCTCCGCTACGATAGGTATTGCGTTTAGTGCCAACCTGCTCACATTTATCCTTTTTTACGAAGCGCTGACGCTGGCCACCTATCCGCTGGTGATTCACAAAGAAAATAAAGCTGCGATTAAAGCCGGTCGCGGATACCTGGCGTATACACTTACGGCCGGTTTACTGCTGGTTGGCGGTGCTGCAATTATCTACTCTTACACCGGCACACTCGACTTCACTCCCGGAGGGCTTTTTACTGAGGTGGATCTTCCTCAACATGTCATGCTGGTACTGTTTATTATGTTTCTTGGTGGTGTGGGTGTAAAAGCCGGTATCATGCCGATTCACAGCTGGCTGCCCGAAGCGATGGCTGCTCCTACTCCCGTGAGTGCCCTCCTGCACGCTGTGGCCGTTGTTAAATCTGGTGTTTTTGCTGTCATTCGTGTGGTAGGATTTGTATTCGGCACCGATGTGATACTCGATTACGGCTTCCAGGATATTCTAATCGTTATTTCCGGAGCCACCATTTTACTGGCTTCACTTCTTGCTTTCGGGCAGGATAACCTTAAACGGCGGCTTGCCTACTCAACAGTCGGTCACCTTTCTTATATCGTTTTAGGTGTAGCCATGCTCACTCCTCTTGGCATGACCGGAGGAATTATGCACATCGCAGCGCACGCCACCATGAAAATCACTTTATTCTTCTGCGCCGGTGCAATTTATGTGAATCTGCACAGAGAAAACATCAGCAATCTGAATGGAATCGCGACCGTTATGCCGTGGACGATGGCTGCGTTTGTGATCGGCTCGATGGGACTTGCCGGCCTTCCCCCGATAAACGGATTTTTCAGTAAATGGCATCTGGCTATGGGTTCACTGGAAGGTGATATGGTTATCCCCATCACAATTCTTGTTGTTTCCGGTCTTTTAAATGCCGGGTATTTTTTCCCGATTATTAAACGAGCGTACTTTGGAAAACCCGAGGGCCTGGAAAAGTATGGTGAAGCTTCACCCTTTATGGTTGTACCGATTATGGTAACCGCCACGCTCTCTGTGCTATTTGGACTCTTTCCGAATCTATTTTTCAACTTTTTTGATCTGGCTGTCGATATTTCAGCATCGATCTTTAATTCTGCATCGCCATGA
- a CDS encoding Na(+)/H(+) antiporter subunit D → MTIELLAIPGVLLVLGAALLPLIPEKLRSSVFLIFPVAALAMAAMHQDGYTLTGAIGNYDLILLEVDSLSRVFGLIIAFAAVFGGIYAYHLKDLGQQCAALLYAAGALGVVYAGDLFTLIVYWELMAVSSTWLIWATRTDAARAAGMRYLVYHVLGGGLLFAGIILHVTQTGSLAIESFEQVYSISNILIFLGVGVNAAFIPIHTWLSDAYPKSTITGVIFLNSFTTKSAVYVLIRMFPGWDILIWIGVIMAIYGVMYAVICKDIREILTYHIISQLGFMIAAIGVGTELALNGAAALAVSNILNKSLLFMACGAVLYATGTSKMYHLGGLVKKLPYVLGLYLVASLSISGLPLFTAFVTKPMAVTAIGYSGYDTAMLLLIFVSIGTFLSVGLKLPYYTWFHADSYDKEIKPIPFNMYIGMGFVAVVCMVIGIAPSTLYAFLPYETDFNPYTIYLFVEIMQIAIMTFIGFWMLKHLMKGKLVIALDLDWFYRKASPAAYRMFIKSTDGFFGWAEKVVLNTAVLSTKVFRNPMTWLNPFGNKENDATTYSPGMEVVMSFILVCFLAFSLFYFL, encoded by the coding sequence ATGACAATTGAGTTACTTGCCATACCGGGAGTTCTTCTTGTGCTCGGAGCTGCACTGCTTCCGCTGATTCCGGAAAAACTACGCAGTTCTGTATTTTTGATTTTCCCCGTTGCCGCCCTCGCTATGGCAGCTATGCACCAGGATGGCTACACCCTAACCGGTGCAATCGGAAACTACGATCTTATCCTTCTGGAAGTTGATTCTCTAAGCCGTGTGTTTGGCTTGATTATAGCCTTCGCAGCCGTATTTGGCGGTATTTATGCATATCATCTGAAGGATCTTGGTCAGCAATGCGCGGCCCTGCTCTATGCAGCCGGTGCCCTCGGCGTTGTCTACGCCGGTGATCTTTTCACCCTGATTGTCTACTGGGAGTTAATGGCCGTGAGTTCCACATGGCTGATCTGGGCTACACGAACAGATGCCGCGCGAGCTGCAGGTATGCGATACCTGGTCTACCACGTGCTTGGTGGAGGGCTCCTTTTCGCCGGAATCATTTTACATGTAACCCAAACCGGTTCGCTGGCAATCGAGTCGTTTGAACAGGTTTACTCGATTTCAAACATCCTCATTTTCCTGGGTGTTGGCGTGAATGCTGCATTTATTCCGATTCATACCTGGCTGTCTGATGCATATCCCAAATCGACGATTACAGGTGTTATTTTCCTGAACTCTTTTACGACAAAGTCAGCGGTTTATGTGCTGATCCGAATGTTCCCCGGCTGGGATATTCTCATCTGGATCGGGGTTATTATGGCGATCTATGGTGTGATGTACGCTGTGATCTGCAAAGATATCCGTGAAATTCTTACCTACCATATTATCAGTCAGCTCGGTTTCATGATCGCAGCGATTGGTGTGGGTACAGAACTGGCACTCAACGGTGCCGCCGCACTCGCTGTGAGTAATATTCTGAATAAATCTCTCCTTTTTATGGCTTGCGGAGCCGTATTATATGCAACAGGAACATCCAAAATGTATCACCTGGGCGGATTGGTGAAAAAATTGCCCTATGTGCTGGGCCTCTACCTTGTGGCAAGTTTGTCGATTTCCGGCTTACCGTTGTTTACTGCTTTCGTGACCAAACCGATGGCAGTTACGGCTATAGGCTACTCCGGTTATGATACTGCCATGTTACTTCTGATTTTTGTATCGATTGGTACGTTTTTAAGCGTGGGTCTGAAACTCCCATATTACACCTGGTTCCACGCTGATTCATACGACAAGGAAATCAAACCGATTCCTTTTAACATGTATATTGGAATGGGATTTGTGGCGGTTGTTTGTATGGTTATCGGAATTGCACCATCCACTCTCTATGCATTTCTTCCCTACGAAACTGATTTCAATCCATATACAATCTACCTGTTTGTAGAGATCATGCAGATCGCAATAATGACATTTATCGGTTTCTGGATGCTTAAACACCTCATGAAAGGCAAGCTTGTTATTGCACTTGACCTGGATTGGTTCTACAGAAAAGCTTCACCGGCAGCCTACAGAATGTTTATCAAATCAACCGATGGTTTTTTTGGATGGGCTGAAAAAGTGGTGCTCAACACAGCTGTACTCTCTACAAAGGTTTTCCGTAACCCGATGACATGGCTAAATCCGTTTGGCAATAAAGAAAATGATGCAACAACCTATAGTCCCGGTATGGAAGTGGTGATGAGCTTTATCCTGGTCTGCTTTCTTGCATTCTCTCTTTTTTACTTCTTATAG
- a CDS encoding DUF421 domain-containing protein, whose translation MIDWSWITTTGTTLLMILLSAAGIYIALMILTRITGLRSFSKMSSFDFAITVAIGTIIASTLLTDDPPLLAGAFGLTLLYGIQYIVSHSRRLSKTVELIVDNRPLLLMAGEKVLTDHLNTGRITEEDLKSKLREAGVVSEDQVLAVVLETTGDVSVMKRSDRISPWIFKGIRGEEHLSFMKDENQ comes from the coding sequence ATGATCGATTGGAGCTGGATAACAACTACAGGCACCACACTTCTTATGATTCTACTCTCTGCTGCGGGGATTTATATCGCGTTGATGATTCTAACCCGCATAACAGGTCTTCGAAGTTTTTCGAAAATGTCCAGCTTCGATTTCGCAATTACGGTTGCTATCGGGACGATTATTGCGAGTACACTTCTGACTGACGATCCTCCGCTTCTTGCAGGTGCATTTGGATTAACTTTGCTCTACGGTATCCAGTATATCGTTTCTCATTCACGGAGGCTTTCTAAAACTGTAGAGTTGATTGTAGATAACAGGCCGCTGTTATTGATGGCGGGGGAGAAAGTATTGACTGATCACTTAAACACCGGGAGAATAACAGAGGAGGACCTCAAATCAAAATTGCGTGAAGCAGGAGTTGTGAGTGAGGATCAGGTTCTGGCAGTTGTACTTGAAACAACCGGCGATGTATCTGTGATGAAACGAAGTGACAGGATCTCACCCTGGATCTTTAAGGGAATCCGGGGAGAGGAGCATCTGTCGTTTATGAAAGATGAAAATCAATAA
- the nuoK gene encoding NADH-quinone oxidoreductase subunit NuoK yields MIGIDWYLALSAILFTIGVIGVLIRRNAIVIFMCVELMLNAVNVSLVSFSAFHGDITGQILVFFSLAVAAAEAVVGLAIIIAIFRNNLSVDITKVNLLRW; encoded by the coding sequence ATGATCGGCATTGACTGGTATCTTGCACTAAGTGCTATATTATTTACGATTGGGGTAATTGGCGTATTAATTCGCAGAAACGCCATTGTTATTTTTATGTGCGTTGAATTGATGCTTAATGCAGTTAATGTTTCACTGGTGAGCTTCAGCGCGTTTCACGGGGATATTACCGGACAGATACTCGTATTCTTTTCATTAGCCGTTGCTGCTGCAGAAGCGGTTGTCGGGCTTGCAATTATTATCGCAATTTTCCGAAACAATCTTTCGGTTGATATTACGAAAGTGAACCTTTTGCGCTGGTAA
- a CDS encoding NADH-quinone oxidoreductase subunit J, giving the protein MEIYAFVLLAVLAIASALGMILNKNTVNSALLLVINLVTIAGIYLLLQAQFLALIQILVYAGAIMVLFLFVIMLLNVEEEEKLFDKFRVKYLLAFLLGVVIFGQILYSLGGVTDMLPEISSDMLYVGTVEAVGEVLYTEFLYAFELTAILLTAAVVGALMVAQYKVKKTEDSE; this is encoded by the coding sequence ATGGAAATCTACGCATTTGTTTTACTTGCTGTATTAGCCATCGCCAGCGCACTGGGGATGATTTTGAATAAAAATACAGTTAACAGCGCACTACTGTTGGTCATTAATTTGGTAACAATTGCCGGCATTTATCTGCTTCTCCAGGCTCAGTTCCTGGCTCTGATTCAGATTCTTGTCTACGCCGGTGCCATTATGGTGCTTTTCCTGTTTGTTATTATGCTCCTGAATGTTGAAGAGGAGGAGAAATTGTTCGATAAATTCAGGGTGAAATATCTTCTGGCGTTTTTGTTGGGAGTTGTCATATTCGGACAGATACTCTACAGCTTGGGCGGTGTAACGGATATGCTGCCGGAAATTTCCAGTGACATGCTGTATGTTGGAACGGTTGAGGCTGTGGGTGAAGTACTCTATACAGAATTTTTATACGCATTTGAACTAACCGCTATTCTTCTGACCGCAGCAGTTGTGGGTGCACTGATGGTCGCACAATATAAAGTGAAAAAAACTGAGGACTCTGAATGA
- a CDS encoding undecaprenyl-diphosphate phosphatase, which produces MGIIEAILLGLLQGITEFLPVSSSGHLVLARALSGSNIEPGITFEIVVHFGSFCSIAVYYRKLILQILSDLFKSITPAGIRDGRFKNDENTRLSYIILLSMIPAMIVGFTLKSSIEDAFLNPGFVSLMLLVTGTILYSTKFVGNPDKDVNVSRGLWVGVAQAFAIIPGISRSGSTISLGLLLGIERDKIANFSFLMVLPVLAGAMLLEILELMEAGEILLPAGSLVAGFFTSFISGYLALSYLIKLLKRDKFYYFSFYCWTVGVLGIIYFYFIL; this is translated from the coding sequence TTGGGAATAATTGAAGCGATACTTCTTGGCTTACTACAGGGCATTACAGAATTTTTACCGGTCAGCAGTTCCGGCCACTTGGTTTTGGCGCGTGCACTATCCGGGTCAAATATCGAACCGGGAATAACATTTGAGATAGTTGTTCACTTCGGCTCGTTTTGCAGCATTGCCGTTTATTATAGAAAACTGATTCTGCAAATTTTGTCAGACCTGTTTAAAAGTATCACGCCGGCCGGAATTCGCGACGGAAGATTTAAAAACGATGAGAATACACGACTTTCATACATTATTCTTCTGAGTATGATACCGGCAATGATCGTGGGTTTTACGCTCAAAAGCAGTATCGAAGACGCATTTTTAAACCCGGGTTTTGTTTCTCTGATGCTGCTTGTAACCGGCACCATACTTTACAGCACAAAATTTGTTGGAAATCCCGATAAGGATGTAAATGTATCGCGCGGACTCTGGGTTGGTGTGGCGCAGGCGTTTGCGATCATTCCGGGCATTAGCCGATCCGGCTCTACCATATCACTGGGCTTGCTGCTCGGGATTGAAAGAGATAAAATCGCTAATTTTTCTTTTTTGATGGTGCTGCCTGTCCTTGCAGGAGCCATGCTGCTTGAAATCCTGGAATTGATGGAAGCCGGTGAAATTTTATTGCCAGCGGGCAGTTTGGTCGCAGGATTTTTCACGTCCTTTATTTCGGGTTACCTCGCATTATCATACCTGATTAAATTATTGAAACGCGATAAGTTTTATTACTTTTCATTTTATTGCTGGACGGTAGGGGTACTTGGAATAATCTATTTTTATTTCATCCTGTAG
- a CDS encoding MoxR family ATPase, giving the protein MEQTIDMQALGEKIEKSSAFIDDIYRELEKVIVGQRYMIDRLLIGLLADGHVLLEGVPGLAKTLTVSSLSKAINTKFQRIQFTPDLLPADLIGTLIYNQKEADFTVKKGPIFSNIVLADEINRSPAKVQSALLESMQEKQVTIGDTTFPLDKPFLVLATQNPVEQEGTYPLPEAQVDRFMLKLNIGYPSEAEELEIMRRMAKTGDKPSISPVTTADTILEARDVVNEIYTDEKVEKYIISLIFATRKPENYNLSDLNDLINFGASPRASINLNLAARAHAFMEHRAYVTPEDVRFVAMDVLRHRIIPTFEAEAEEITSEDIVSKILSTVPVP; this is encoded by the coding sequence ATGGAACAAACGATTGACATGCAGGCGCTGGGTGAAAAAATTGAGAAAAGCAGTGCCTTCATTGATGATATTTATCGAGAACTTGAAAAAGTGATTGTTGGGCAGCGATATATGATCGACCGGCTGCTGATCGGCCTGCTGGCTGATGGTCACGTTCTGCTTGAAGGAGTTCCCGGACTGGCTAAAACACTTACTGTATCTTCTCTCTCCAAAGCGATAAACACCAAATTTCAACGGATTCAGTTCACCCCGGATCTGCTTCCTGCCGACCTGATCGGTACACTGATCTATAATCAGAAAGAGGCTGATTTCACGGTTAAAAAAGGGCCTATCTTTTCAAATATCGTGCTTGCGGATGAGATCAACCGTTCCCCTGCAAAAGTGCAGAGCGCGCTGCTCGAATCGATGCAGGAGAAACAGGTTACGATTGGTGATACCACTTTTCCGCTCGATAAACCCTTTCTTGTGCTTGCAACTCAGAACCCGGTGGAGCAGGAAGGAACCTACCCGCTGCCGGAAGCGCAGGTTGACCGTTTTATGCTGAAACTAAATATCGGTTATCCCTCCGAGGCAGAAGAGCTTGAAATTATGCGCCGGATGGCAAAAACCGGTGATAAACCATCGATTTCGCCGGTAACCACTGCAGACACAATCCTGGAAGCACGTGATGTTGTGAATGAAATTTATACAGATGAGAAAGTTGAGAAGTACATCATCAGCCTGATTTTCGCAACACGTAAGCCGGAGAATTACAACCTTTCCGATCTTAATGACCTGATAAACTTTGGCGCTTCTCCCCGCGCATCAATCAATCTGAACCTTGCGGCACGCGCACACGCGTTTATGGAGCATCGCGCGTATGTAACCCCGGAAGATGTGCGATTTGTGGCCATGGATGTGCTTCGCCACCGGATCATCCCAACATTCGAGGCGGAAGCGGAGGAAATTACCAGCGAAGATATCGTTTCCAAAATTCTTTCCACGGTTCCGGTTCCGTAA
- a CDS encoding mechanosensitive ion channel family protein, translating to MNELLSGVYQELTLTITIIVIILLTFIAQWLVKRAFKRFEENSTQFKVDDPTNYRFLYYAIVALIYVTGIGFAIWNIPSLRHIAQSMLASAGILAIVLGFASQQALGNIVSGLFIVIFKPYRINDRISMRDTLRGVVEDINLRHTIIRNFENQRIVIPNSLISNEILINSNYNDDKICKLITIGISYGSDIDKAKQIMAEEVESHPLNIDNRKPEDIEKGTPRVLVRVIALSDSSVSIRAWAWASDPPNSFTMECDVIESVKKRFDREGVVIPFPQRTISYLEPAKSGAIQDETKPGEAGLKKEKR from the coding sequence ATGAATGAACTACTTTCGGGAGTTTACCAGGAGTTGACTCTCACGATCACAATTATCGTCATTATTTTACTGACGTTTATTGCTCAATGGCTTGTGAAAAGGGCGTTTAAACGTTTTGAAGAGAATAGCACTCAGTTTAAAGTTGATGATCCTACAAATTACAGATTTCTTTATTACGCAATTGTAGCGTTGATATACGTAACAGGGATTGGTTTTGCGATATGGAATATTCCGTCGTTGCGTCACATCGCCCAATCGATGCTGGCGAGTGCCGGAATCCTGGCGATAGTTCTTGGATTTGCGTCACAGCAGGCGCTTGGCAACATTGTAAGCGGACTTTTTATCGTCATTTTTAAACCGTACCGGATTAACGATCGCATTAGCATGAGAGACACACTGCGCGGTGTTGTTGAGGATATTAACCTTCGCCATACGATTATCCGGAATTTTGAAAATCAGCGGATTGTAATACCTAATTCGCTAATCAGCAATGAAATTCTGATAAATTCGAATTACAATGATGATAAGATCTGTAAACTGATTACCATTGGCATAAGCTACGGCTCAGATATTGATAAGGCGAAACAGATTATGGCAGAAGAGGTGGAAAGTCACCCGCTAAATATTGATAACCGCAAACCGGAGGATATTGAAAAAGGTACTCCACGGGTTCTGGTTCGTGTCATTGCCCTTTCTGATTCATCCGTATCGATACGGGCGTGGGCGTGGGCTTCTGATCCGCCAAATAGTTTTACAATGGAGTGTGATGTGATAGAATCCGTAAAGAAACGGTTCGACAGAGAAGGTGTTGTAATTCCATTCCCGCAGAGAACCATCAGCTATCTTGAACCGGCAAAAAGCGGTGCGATTCAAGATGAAACGAAACCAGGCGAGGCAGGTTTGAAAAAAGAGAAGAGATAA
- a CDS encoding Ig-like domain-containing protein, with protein MNVLRIISGNFVIGLLIFYGCATPSAPTGGPPDRTPPVIVSTTPDVGTTNFTGDEVRFEFSKFPDRGSVRTNVSIEPSLGIQYEVSFSRRTAIVEFSQPLPENTTIIVVMGSDVSDTRNNRMTSSYELAFSTGPVIDDGNVIARLRDADQGSVEAGERVFLFREPLDFTRSANYVAQSDTAGIVNFSYLREGMYSAVWVDDINRDRQWNRERERAQPFHVESFFVEQGEEVDLGTIYIQRPDTTAPRLEGVGLLSEERLRLRMSEEVVWDPGAELTISDSLGDFYTTAYPLYTSRDDPRVVLAQTEDPLEEENRFSVQQNGFRDKAGNSLQVTVDPFTGSAEPDTTLLRLIKDNADGGLFPDQALEITYSKFIDDDAVVDSLIVYEGEQMVEEYEYVEIFRNILRILPNGDWDTGIRHRFGIWDPDFRERRTVEPDIWQRNQLGSIEFNPADGDTTTSTRLMLRDEFNTMELDTTFTGSIEISNLAPVRYHARLFRDLDENGTWDRGGIDPFRRPEPYFLRRNIPVREGFTSDVSVEFSGMPEETELPETIELPEDANNDDGNEDNDGNNQNDQ; from the coding sequence TTGAACGTATTACGAATTATCTCCGGTAATTTTGTTATCGGCCTCCTTATATTTTATGGCTGTGCAACACCATCGGCACCAACAGGAGGACCACCTGACCGAACCCCGCCAGTTATTGTAAGCACTACTCCCGATGTGGGAACTACAAATTTTACCGGTGATGAAGTACGCTTTGAATTTTCAAAATTCCCCGACAGAGGGTCTGTTCGAACAAATGTCTCAATCGAGCCGAGTCTTGGTATCCAATATGAGGTGAGTTTCAGCCGAAGAACGGCCATCGTGGAGTTTTCTCAGCCTTTACCCGAAAATACCACAATCATTGTGGTTATGGGGTCCGATGTGTCTGATACAAGAAATAACCGGATGACGTCATCATATGAATTGGCTTTCTCCACCGGTCCGGTAATTGACGACGGTAATGTAATTGCAAGGCTGAGGGATGCAGACCAGGGCAGTGTGGAAGCTGGTGAACGTGTATTTCTTTTCAGGGAGCCGCTTGATTTTACCCGAAGTGCAAATTATGTAGCTCAGTCGGATACGGCCGGGATTGTAAACTTTTCTTATCTGCGCGAAGGTATGTATAGTGCGGTTTGGGTGGATGACATCAACCGGGACCGCCAGTGGAATCGTGAACGTGAGCGGGCCCAGCCATTTCATGTGGAGTCATTTTTTGTGGAGCAGGGTGAAGAGGTGGATCTCGGTACCATCTATATACAGCGCCCGGACACAACCGCTCCTCGTCTTGAGGGAGTAGGGTTGCTTTCGGAAGAGCGGCTGCGGCTGCGGATGTCTGAAGAGGTGGTATGGGATCCCGGGGCTGAACTTACGATCAGCGATTCGCTTGGCGATTTTTACACCACTGCATATCCATTATACACCAGCAGGGATGATCCGCGTGTTGTACTGGCACAAACTGAAGATCCGCTGGAGGAAGAAAATCGGTTTTCAGTTCAACAGAATGGTTTTCGAGACAAGGCGGGCAACTCATTGCAAGTGACGGTTGATCCATTTACCGGCTCGGCTGAACCGGATACAACTCTGCTGCGATTGATTAAAGATAATGCCGATGGCGGACTTTTCCCCGATCAGGCCCTCGAAATTACCTATTCAAAATTTATAGACGATGATGCTGTCGTAGATTCGCTGATTGTATATGAAGGTGAACAGATGGTGGAAGAGTATGAATATGTTGAAATCTTCCGCAATATTTTGCGGATACTGCCGAACGGAGACTGGGATACCGGAATCCGGCATCGTTTTGGCATCTGGGATCCCGATTTTAGGGAGCGCCGAACCGTAGAACCCGACATTTGGCAGCGGAATCAACTGGGCAGTATCGAGTTCAATCCCGCGGATGGCGACACCACAACATCTACCCGCCTTATGCTTCGCGATGAATTCAACACAATGGAACTGGATACTACATTTACAGGATCCATTGAAATTTCGAACCTGGCCCCGGTACGTTACCATGCCAGGCTTTTCAGGGATCTGGATGAAAACGGAACGTGGGACCGTGGCGGAATTGATCCATTCAGAAGGCCTGAACCGTACTTTTTAAGGCGGAATATCCCGGTTCGGGAGGGATTTACTTCAGATGTTTCGGTGGAATTTTCAGGAATGCCGGAAGAAACAGAGCTTCCCGAAACCATTGAACTGCCGGAAGATGCCAATAACGATGATGGCAATGAAGATAATGACGGAAATAATCAGAATGATCAGTAA